GCAAGCTCGGCTCGATGCTCGAAAGAGCAGGGTACACGGACCACGCGGCGAGACTGAATCCTGCTCTCGTCCACAGCGCAGTGGCAGAGCTTGAATCTGTCTCAAGAGAGATGGAGACTGCGAACGCGCAGTAATCTGCTTGTAATATTCGGCGGTCAGTGAATCCAAGGGCTCTCTTCTGAGCCGACCATGGATTCGCTGGCCGCTGACTACTGGAACCCTCTGAGTTGCCTCTGGGTCAGCAACACGGCCGCAGCCACAGCAACTAGGAGTCCTCCCAGTATGGCAATCGCCAGCGGGCCGCCGAAGTAGTCTACCGCAAGGCCCGCCGGCAGCATTCCGAGTGGCATGAGTCCGAAGTTCATCATGAACACGCTCATGACTCGACCCCTGTACTGGTCTTCGACGACCTCCATGATTAGGCCCATGTTGATTGTCCTGCGTCCGGAGTCGCCAAGACCGACCAGCAGCATGATCACCGCGGCCGCATAGTAGAAGGGGAAAGCGGCGATCAGCAGCAGAGCGATGCCTGATGCGAATGCGCCTACGATCAGTAGCATACCCCGACGCCAGTTGCCGAGTGCCGCAATCACGAGCGAGCCAACAAGTGACCCGCCGCCCATGATCGCTACCAGCAGGCCCATGGAGTCCGGTCCTCTGCCGTAGATGTCCACGACGAATACAGGCAGAAGCATCCTGAACGGGGAGGCCAACAGTGTCGTAGCCAGGCCCATGACGAGCAACACCAGCACCATCTGGTTTCCCTTGATGTAGCTCAGTCCGGCAACAATGTCGCTCATCATCGCTCGCTTCTTGGCTGGGCCAGTAGGCTCCCTAGGAGTGATCATGGTGGTCATAATGACCGCCACTACGCTCAGACCAGTGATGACGAAGTATACGTTGGCTGGGCCGGCGAACGCGTAGAGGCCACCAGCGATGGCAGGAGCCAGAAGGGTCATGGCACTCATGCCTGCGGCGTTGATCGCCATCGCGTTTCCAATCTTGTCCTGACCGACAACCTGCGGAATGATCGCCTGGCGTGCGGGCATCATGAAGGACCAGATAGCGCCCTGAACCAGCGACGAAATCAGTAGATGGTACCAGCGGATCCAATCGTTGAAGATAGCCAGTCCGACAACAAGCGCAAGCAGCCCGACAACAAGCTGACCAATCTGTATCAGCCGTTTCCTGTCGAATCTGTCGGCAATCGCACCACCGAATAGGGCAAGCACGAGCATTGGCACCGCAGACCCTGCGCTAACTATACCCAGGAGTGATGCTGAGCCGGTGAGGTCGTACACCAAGTACCCGCGGGCGAGCATCTGCATCTGCATTCCACCCATCATCGCCATCATGCCCAGCCACAGGACCATGTAGTCCCGGCTCTTCAGTGAAGAGAATGTGTGACGCCATCCCCTCTGGGGCTGGACTTCCGTTCGAGGGGGAAGTTGTGAGCGTTGCCCGGCAGAATGAGGGATCTC
This region of Dehalococcoidia bacterium genomic DNA includes:
- a CDS encoding MFS transporter is translated as MVLWLGMMAMMGGMQMQMLARGYLVYDLTGSASLLGIVSAGSAVPMLVLALFGGAIADRFDRKRLIQIGQLVVGLLALVVGLAIFNDWIRWYHLLISSLVQGAIWSFMMPARQAIIPQVVGQDKIGNAMAINAAGMSAMTLLAPAIAGGLYAFAGPANVYFVITGLSVVAVIMTTMITPREPTGPAKKRAMMSDIVAGLSYIKGNQMVLVLLVMGLATTLLASPFRMLLPVFVVDIYGRGPDSMGLLVAIMGGGSLVGSLVIAALGNWRRGMLLIVGAFASGIALLLIAAFPFYYAAAVIMLLVGLGDSGRRTINMGLIMEVVEDQYRGRVMSVFMMNFGLMPLGMLPAGLAVDYFGGPLAIAILGGLLVAVAAAVLLTQRQLRGFQ